One Miscanthus floridulus cultivar M001 chromosome 11, ASM1932011v1, whole genome shotgun sequence DNA window includes the following coding sequences:
- the LOC136494291 gene encoding UPF0426 protein At1g28150, chloroplastic-like — MVEHWFGGVCSQSMATSTAAATALLRPSRPAVPAKRRCLHAVAGRTTTRRRRGAAGVMRACFNPLGDERILREAIKEPVAFMGGVFAGLLRLDLNEDPLKEWITRTVEASRIAEENSSEESSEADQNDAPQQIEIE; from the exons ATGGTCGAACACTGGTTTGGAGGCGTTTGCTCGCAATCCATGGCGACTTCTACGGCTGCTGCCACTGCTCTGCTCCGCCCCAGCAGGCCGGCAGTTCCAGCCAAG CGGAGGTGTCTCCATGCGGTTGCTGGGCGGACGACGACGAGAAGGAGGAGGGGAGCTGCAGGGGTCATGCGAGCTTGCTTCAACCCTCTTGGGGACGAGCGCATCCTCCGAGAAGCCATCAAG GAGCCAGTAGCATTCATGGGTGGTGTGTTTGCTGGCCTCTTGAGGCTTGACCTGAACGAGGATCCTCTCAAGGAATGGATAACTCGTACAGTGGAGGCTTCTAGAATAGCTGAGGAAAACAGCTCTGAAGAATCAAGTGAGGCAGATCAAAATGATGCACCTCAGCAAATTGAGATTGAGTGA
- the LOC136493377 gene encoding probable aquaporin TIP3-2, with translation MLPGRHPARRADTAGTGPLLPDATRAAVAEFVATAMFVFAAEGSVYGLWKLYKDDTATPGGLLAVAIAHALALVAAVAVASNASGGHVNPAVTFGLLVGRRISFGRAAVYWLAQLLGAVVASLLLTLVSGGTRPVGIGLVRGIHERHALLLEAVMTFGLMYAVYATSVDHRSRGGATTVAIAPLAIGFVLGANILAGGPFDGAAMNPARAFGPALVGWSWRHHWVYWVGPLIGAGLAGALYESVMVEQEPEAPAAAAPRMPVASEEDY, from the exons ATGCTGCCAGGTCGCCACCCGGCGCGCCGTGCCGACACCGCCGGGACGGGGCCGCTCCTGCCGGACGCCACCCGCGCGGCGGTGGCGGAGTTCGTCGCCACGGCCATGTTCGTGTTCGCCGCTGAAGGCTCCGTCTACGGCCTCT GGAAGCTGTACAAGGACGACACGGCGACGCCGGGCGGCCTGCTCGCGGTGGCCATCGCGCACGCGCTGGCGCTGGTGGCCGCGGTGGCGGTCGCGAGCAACGCGTCGGGTGGGCACGTCAACCCAGCGGTCACGTTCGGCCTGCTCGTGGGCCGACGCATCTCCTTCGGGCGTGCCGCCGTCTACTGGCTCGCGCAGCTGCTCGGCGCCGTGGTCGCGTCGTTGCTGCTCACGCTCGTCTCCGGAGGCACG CGCCCCGTGGGCATCGGGCTCGTCCGCGGCATCCACGAGCGGCACGCGCTCCTGCTCGAGGCCGTCATGACGTTCGGGCTCATGTACGCCGTGTACGCCACCTCGGTGGACCACCGGAGCCGGGGCGGCGCGACGACGGTCGCGATCGCGCCCCTCGCCATCGGCTTCGTCCTGGGCGCGAACATCCTCGCCGGCGGCCCGTTCGACGGCGCGGCGATGAACCCGGCGCGGGCGTTCGGGCCCGCGCTCGTCGGCTGGAGCTGGCGCCACCACTGGGTCTACTGGGTCGGGCCACTGATCGGCGCCGGGCTGGCTGGCGCGTTGTACGAGTCTGTCATGGTTGAGCAGGAGCCTGAGGCGCCGGCAGCGGCAGCTCCTCGGATGCCTGTTGCCTCTGAGGAGGACTACTGA
- the LOC136493376 gene encoding uncharacterized protein, translating into MASSSASTHAAVDGAAGTHSNLRCFLGSVTPVVKAHTFPMASYLPLSNGYYEKIADGVKAFYLGDLWNRFYEWSACGVGTSVCIAPGETVVQYFVPYLSAIQLYTNMTNVPTSQSMLYDGRFNQDNQYGALNWMDTHGYQAPSNMSTSGVESKGELFFKYFEPDSPYERIPFIDKVYDLCYGCPSLSSLSSAELSPSSWMSVFWYPTSRVPVKNQKDLNTCFLTYHTLSTCKDIVALDSVQAFNHMALAPFGLATYKLDAKVWASPNSGDQEHISSLFDAAQSWLKEHNIHHHDFNYFSQRYSSK; encoded by the exons ATGGCGAGCTCCAGTGCGAGCACCCATGCTGCTGTTGACGGGGCTGCGGGGACCCACTCCAATCTGAGGTGTTTTCTTGGCAGTGTTACGCCAGTGGTGAAGGCCCATACGTTCCCTATGGCATCCTACCTTCCACTG TCAAATGGCTATTATGAAAAGATTGCAGATGGAGTCAAAGCTTTCTACCTTGGTGATCTTTGGAATAGGTTCTATGAGTGGAGCGCCTGTGGTGTTGGTACTTCAGTGTGCATCGCTCCGGGTGAGACAGTGGTCCAATACTTCGTGCCATACCTTTCTGCAATTCAATTGTATACCAACATGACAAATGTTCCTACTTCACAAAG CATGTTATATGATGGAAGATTCAATCAGGATAACCAATATGGTGCATTAAACTGGATGGACACTCATGGATATCAAGCACCATCAAACATGTCCACTAGTGGAGTTGAAAGCAAGGGGGAGTTGTTCTTCAAGTATTTTGAACCTGACTCCCCTTACGAAAGGATACCTTTCATAGATAAG GTGTATGATCTATGCTATGGTTGTCCTTCCCTATCATCTTTGAGCAGTGCAGAGCTCTCACCATCAAGTTGGATGTCGGTTTTTTG GTATCCAACAAGTCGTGTCCCTGTGAAGAATCAAAAAGATCTAAATACTTGCTTTTTGACCTACCATACCCTTTCAACATGCAAAG ATATTGTTGCTTTAGATAGTGTGCAAGCCTTCAATCATATGGCACTTGCCCCGTTCGGCCTTGCAACATACAAGTTAGATGCCAAAGTGTGGGCTAGTCCAAACTCTGGTGACCAAGAACATATTTCCTCTCTCTTCGATGCGGCACAGTCATGGCTGAAGGAGCACAATATCCACCACCACGACTTCAACTACTTTTCCCAAAGATACTCCTCCAAATGA